One region of Pseudoalteromonas luteoviolacea genomic DNA includes:
- a CDS encoding DUF3224 domain-containing protein, giving the protein MKLTGLFQVHDWQESVITLLNEDTKLSNATVLQTYEGDLKGTSTVYYQLYYDRKGNAVFNGLEVFQHADNDENTLVIRHKGQFENGIASSTFTIIDCEYNPEMIGKTGSFESIEGQKSAYSIE; this is encoded by the coding sequence ATGAAACTTACAGGTTTATTTCAAGTACACGATTGGCAGGAATCGGTAATAACTTTACTCAACGAAGATACAAAACTAAGTAATGCCACTGTACTCCAAACATATGAAGGTGATCTTAAAGGCACCAGCACTGTTTACTACCAACTCTACTATGATCGTAAAGGAAACGCTGTATTTAATGGCTTAGAAGTATTTCAACACGCAGACAACGATGAAAATACACTGGTTATTCGTCATAAAGGGCAATTTGAAAATGGAATTGCATCGAGTACTTTTACCATTATTGACTGTGAATACAACCCAGAAATGATAGGAAAAACAGGTAGCTTTGAGTCAATTGAGGGCCAAAAATCTGCCTATTCAATTGAATAG
- a CDS encoding helix-turn-helix domain-containing protein: MRSNNEEVSGVFYQQASAKHYDLRRYYPQAELAGFIEQFWFVDWHLSEQKVHTQKNLPDPNFHLVIESRRVRVMGPVSKVYAYDMCKQGRVLGVKFKIASILHLLKKPLCEYVDTELPVRDIFGETSEHVLLSLYSCESDRDICNSLSAFLKNYTTPININQSRAVDLCALIKNDSNIFTVEALSEKSNLSKRTIQRIFNKYVGLTPKWLIRKYRLHQVLQQFDQGNLDILDIVSLLEYTDQAHLIRDFREVIGVTPGQYVK; this comes from the coding sequence TTGCGATCAAATAACGAAGAGGTTTCAGGGGTATTTTATCAGCAGGCAAGTGCTAAGCACTATGATTTGCGTAGATATTATCCTCAGGCTGAACTTGCAGGTTTTATTGAACAATTTTGGTTTGTAGATTGGCATCTTTCAGAACAAAAAGTGCATACCCAAAAGAACTTACCTGACCCTAACTTTCATTTAGTCATTGAGTCTCGTAGAGTACGTGTAATGGGCCCAGTTAGCAAAGTATATGCCTATGACATGTGTAAACAAGGTCGTGTTTTAGGTGTAAAATTTAAGATTGCTTCGATACTGCACTTGCTGAAAAAGCCACTTTGTGAATATGTTGATACAGAGTTACCTGTGCGGGATATATTTGGAGAGACTTCTGAGCACGTGCTTTTATCTTTGTATAGTTGTGAGAGTGATCGAGATATTTGCAACTCATTAAGCGCATTCTTGAAAAATTACACCACGCCGATAAATATAAACCAGAGCCGAGCTGTGGATCTATGTGCCTTAATAAAAAATGATTCAAATATTTTTACAGTTGAGGCACTTTCTGAAAAAAGTAATCTGTCAAAAAGAACCATCCAGAGAATATTCAACAAGTATGTTGGGTTAACTCCTAAATGGCTTATTAGGAAGTATCGGTTGCATCAAGTATTACAGCAATTTGATCAAGGTAACTTAGACATTCTAGATATTGTTAGCTTACTGGAATATACAGATCAGGCACATTTAATCCGTGATTTCCGAGAGGTGATAGGCGTTACACCCGGTCAATATGTCAAATAA
- a CDS encoding S9 family peptidase, with protein sequence MIRKLKYVSSTSLLLLSMTLSVWHSSVAAKNEEKTGLVPEDYFDFVYIKSPQISPSNDDILFVKQTVNADASGRNNQIFKVDKRGVVSEFTQGKRDSSPKWSHNGSKVAFIRSVDGQSQVFVMPAHGGEAKAVTSLERSLSGFEWFPSGDKLLLSLSVEYDGDSENNKSTDDSKKRAEPDTVIVKHAKYISNGAGYLSDKRTHLFEFDIKTKALTQLTSGASWNANDPVISKDGSSVYFHANKTGHEYEGDQNSDIFRLDIASKRITAITNHPHNQFSASLSSESEKIVYLHTEEAYEQVDLMWLAKNAKKPVNLTKDFDRDAKPAIWSADNKHLYFTANDHGAHRLFSVSVESGEVKRLLNKNQKVGNLAVSNSGQFLVFTAESSTELPALYRLDLGNNKVSKLTSFNDKLRAKKILSPAEEIWFENEKGMKVQGFIHKPLNFDKHKSYPVILNIKGGPGGMWGHQWFFENQMYAAEGYAVVYVNYRGSSGYGVAHSQAVRKDYGGADYQDNIQFLDNVLAKNTWMNKDQLFVTGGSHGGFLTNWITTKTDRFKAAVTQRSVSSWISEAGTQEYTPNQMTVEFGGHLWNNFNAYWYRSPLKYADKVSTPTLIIHSDADMITPIGQAQEWFYALKVNKVPVEMVIFKGETHSLSRSGKPTNLVARIEHILAWFERYKG encoded by the coding sequence ATGATTAGAAAATTAAAATATGTTAGCTCAACGAGCTTGTTATTACTGTCGATGACATTAAGTGTATGGCACTCAAGTGTGGCGGCAAAAAACGAAGAAAAAACGGGTTTAGTACCAGAAGATTATTTTGACTTCGTTTACATAAAAAGCCCACAAATATCACCTAGTAATGATGATATTTTATTTGTAAAACAAACAGTCAATGCTGATGCCAGTGGAAGAAACAATCAAATTTTTAAAGTTGATAAACGTGGGGTCGTTTCCGAGTTTACGCAGGGGAAACGAGATAGCTCTCCAAAGTGGTCTCACAATGGCAGCAAAGTTGCTTTTATCCGCTCGGTAGATGGGCAATCTCAAGTCTTTGTTATGCCGGCTCATGGCGGCGAAGCAAAAGCGGTGACCTCGTTAGAACGCAGCCTTTCTGGGTTCGAGTGGTTTCCGTCGGGAGATAAATTACTTTTATCACTCAGCGTAGAATACGATGGTGATTCTGAGAATAATAAAAGCACGGATGATTCAAAAAAACGCGCTGAGCCTGATACTGTCATTGTTAAACATGCAAAATACATATCGAACGGGGCTGGTTATTTAAGTGACAAACGCACTCATTTATTTGAATTTGATATTAAAACAAAAGCGTTGACTCAGCTTACATCAGGTGCAAGTTGGAATGCAAACGACCCTGTCATTTCAAAAGATGGATCATCTGTTTATTTCCATGCCAATAAAACGGGCCACGAGTACGAAGGGGATCAAAACAGTGACATCTTCCGTTTGGACATTGCATCAAAACGCATCACTGCAATCACGAACCATCCTCATAATCAATTTAGTGCCAGTCTATCTTCTGAAAGTGAGAAAATTGTTTATTTGCACACAGAAGAGGCATATGAGCAAGTTGATTTAATGTGGTTAGCAAAAAACGCTAAGAAACCAGTCAATTTGACGAAGGACTTTGATCGAGATGCTAAACCAGCTATCTGGTCGGCTGACAACAAGCATCTATACTTTACGGCCAACGACCATGGTGCGCATCGCTTATTCTCGGTATCAGTTGAAAGTGGTGAAGTAAAAAGGCTGTTAAATAAGAATCAGAAAGTTGGCAATCTTGCAGTATCGAATAGCGGTCAGTTTTTAGTATTTACAGCTGAAAGCTCTACAGAATTACCAGCGCTTTATCGTCTAGATCTTGGTAATAACAAAGTAAGCAAATTAACTTCGTTCAATGACAAATTGCGCGCAAAAAAAATCTTATCACCAGCTGAAGAAATCTGGTTTGAGAACGAAAAAGGCATGAAGGTTCAGGGCTTTATTCACAAACCTCTCAACTTTGATAAGCATAAGTCATATCCGGTTATTTTAAATATTAAAGGTGGCCCTGGTGGTATGTGGGGGCATCAATGGTTTTTTGAAAATCAAATGTATGCTGCTGAGGGATATGCTGTTGTTTATGTCAATTATCGCGGAAGCAGTGGTTATGGTGTTGCTCATAGCCAAGCTGTTCGAAAAGATTATGGTGGTGCTGATTACCAAGACAATATTCAGTTTCTTGATAATGTGTTGGCTAAAAACACATGGATGAATAAAGACCAGCTGTTTGTTACCGGTGGAAGTCACGGTGGCTTTTTGACTAATTGGATCACGACTAAAACAGATAGATTTAAAGCCGCAGTCACTCAACGCAGTGTGAGCTCATGGATTTCAGAAGCTGGTACTCAGGAATATACCCCTAACCAAATGACGGTAGAATTTGGTGGCCATTTATGGAATAACTTTAATGCGTACTGGTATAGATCACCACTAAAATACGCGGACAAAGTGTCAACACCAACGCTTATTATTCATAGTGATGCAGATATGATCACACCAATTGGACAGGCACAAGAATGGTTCTATGCCCTTAAGGTGAATAAAGTCCCTGTAGAAATGGTGATATTTAAAGGAGAAACGCACTCACTATCACGCTCAGGCAAGCCAACCAATCTAGTTGCTCGCATAGAGCATATTTTGGCATGGTTTGAGCGTTATAAAGGTTAA
- a CDS encoding phytanoyl-CoA dioxygenase family protein: MERNSWLKEYQNKGFTVLPELFSDDALHGIEHHLSAYLEKIKEGVVFEKDGQTVRGAHGLHLFDDFFAELTKNEKILPLARQALDGDVYVHQFKVNFKQSYSGKSWPWHQDYVFWRELDFVPTPNLINIAIFLDDVDYLGGPLWFIPESHTLGDLSANQLSDQKGESWKDNVAEYLNFQVPADEVSKLSPSKQAVAMTGKAGDVVLFNPQLVHCSANNLSDNSRRLLIITYNQSANLPLKTSSRPDFLCSPFVESL; encoded by the coding sequence ATGGAAAGGAATTCTTGGCTGAAAGAATACCAGAATAAAGGTTTTACGGTACTACCTGAGTTATTTTCAGATGATGCTTTACACGGGATAGAACATCATTTGAGCGCTTATTTAGAAAAAATAAAAGAAGGCGTTGTATTTGAAAAAGATGGGCAGACAGTACGTGGTGCCCACGGCTTACACCTATTCGATGATTTCTTTGCAGAACTCACGAAAAATGAAAAAATCCTACCTTTAGCTCGGCAAGCGCTTGATGGCGATGTTTATGTCCATCAGTTTAAAGTCAACTTTAAACAGTCCTATAGTGGAAAAAGCTGGCCGTGGCATCAAGATTATGTTTTTTGGCGTGAATTGGACTTTGTACCAACACCGAATTTAATCAATATCGCTATTTTTTTAGATGATGTGGATTATTTGGGTGGTCCATTGTGGTTCATTCCTGAGAGTCATACCTTAGGTGACTTATCTGCCAACCAGTTAAGTGATCAAAAAGGCGAAAGTTGGAAAGACAATGTTGCTGAATATTTGAATTTCCAAGTTCCAGCTGATGAAGTCTCTAAGCTATCACCGTCAAAGCAGGCAGTAGCTATGACGGGGAAGGCTGGTGATGTCGTGCTTTTCAACCCTCAATTGGTGCATTGTAGTGCTAATAATTTATCCGATAATTCACGTCGGTTATTGATTATCACTTACAACCAATCGGCAAACTTACCATTAAAAACGTCATCAAGGCCCGATTTTTTGTGCTCACCTTTTGTAGAGAGTTTGTAA
- a CDS encoding penicillin acylase family protein, with product MFFQKFPMVSRTIVWMILPLFLLLFIAYQVLLQSLPDVKGDKEVKGIQAPVMINRDQHSIPHIQASNDLDAVFGLGYTHAQDRLWQMEMNRRIGSGRLSEIIGIESLRSDMFIRTLGLRRNAEKMWQQLSPENKKILEAYVAGVNQGISHLDLLPAEYYLYQFEPEPWQPVDSLVWMQLMTWQLSNNYRYEIQRALVVKALGAEKANEFLPEVPMEQLQLAAQHVNNTDFDQMLGEYHNPDYIPKKHVGSNNWVISGKHTKTGKPLLANDPHLVNSIPSIWYLARLEGKDLHTVGATFPGLPFVVIGRNQHLAWGVTNMMADTQDIYLEKINPLNRNQYLVDGDWYDMEVFREKIKVRADLLRRPEPDRELTIRRTRNGPVLSDINPQLENFAYSLRWAGDDQDGGTFDSYVKLGYAKNWTEFNQALESFVAPVHNFVYADMEGNIGYVAPGKFPIRATGNGDVPALGWDSSTQWQGWLDFTQVPRVYNPESGILVTANNNVTDEKYFGQYYPEQKYPHHLGYDFSPGYRADRITELLKSNIEQRSGSIDHSIMSEIQGDVLNPMFDKVKHRMLAIEATTEQEADALKVLADWDGMMTGDSVASSIFVSWISHFQRLLVRDDIEKADLSGASSFALSRIEFQINYPFIERVLTEQASSWCDFQKTDVVESCQTVLQVSLQHAINELDKELGSNVANWQWNELHKNQFPHFPLSEAELAPHAPQSDESFFSRLFHREANSSGGGETVNVAPISLDDETKYKQFFGATYRQVIDLGNENENYFILNTGQSGNVVSKHYDDMISKHGGMQLLPMYSTKSHQLTLHPTNK from the coding sequence TTGTTTTTTCAAAAATTTCCAATGGTAAGTCGTACCATTGTTTGGATGATTTTGCCTCTTTTTTTGTTGCTTTTCATCGCGTATCAAGTTTTATTGCAAAGCTTGCCCGATGTAAAAGGAGACAAAGAAGTCAAAGGGATCCAAGCACCAGTGATGATCAATAGGGATCAACACTCAATTCCTCATATTCAAGCTTCCAATGATTTAGATGCCGTATTCGGTTTGGGTTATACACACGCTCAAGATCGTCTATGGCAAATGGAAATGAATCGCCGTATTGGTTCTGGTCGGTTGAGTGAGATCATCGGGATTGAATCACTGCGCTCAGACATGTTTATTCGAACTTTGGGCTTAAGGCGTAATGCTGAAAAAATGTGGCAGCAGTTAAGTCCAGAAAATAAGAAAATTTTAGAAGCTTATGTAGCTGGCGTTAATCAGGGCATTAGTCATCTAGATTTGTTACCTGCTGAATATTATTTGTATCAATTTGAGCCGGAGCCCTGGCAGCCAGTTGATTCTTTAGTTTGGATGCAACTGATGACGTGGCAATTGTCTAACAATTATCGGTATGAGATACAAAGAGCTTTAGTTGTTAAGGCTTTGGGTGCTGAAAAAGCAAATGAATTTTTGCCAGAAGTGCCGATGGAGCAACTGCAATTAGCTGCACAGCATGTAAACAATACCGATTTTGATCAAATGTTGGGTGAGTACCATAATCCAGATTATATTCCCAAAAAGCATGTGGGGAGTAACAATTGGGTAATTTCGGGTAAGCACACTAAAACCGGTAAACCTTTATTGGCAAACGATCCTCATTTAGTTAATTCAATTCCTTCGATTTGGTATTTAGCACGCCTTGAAGGCAAAGACTTACATACCGTTGGAGCGACCTTCCCTGGTTTACCATTTGTAGTTATTGGCCGTAATCAGCACCTGGCTTGGGGTGTGACTAACATGATGGCGGATACTCAAGATATTTATTTGGAGAAAATTAATCCTCTAAATCGAAATCAATATTTAGTCGATGGTGACTGGTATGACATGGAAGTGTTTCGCGAAAAAATAAAGGTTCGCGCTGATCTCCTGCGTCGACCTGAACCGGATCGTGAATTAACCATTCGTCGAACTAGAAATGGCCCCGTTTTAAGTGATATTAATCCTCAGCTAGAAAATTTTGCATATAGCTTACGCTGGGCGGGTGATGACCAAGATGGTGGCACTTTTGATAGTTATGTTAAATTGGGCTACGCGAAGAATTGGACCGAGTTCAATCAGGCTTTAGAATCATTTGTTGCACCAGTGCATAACTTCGTTTATGCAGATATGGAAGGGAATATTGGTTATGTCGCGCCGGGCAAGTTTCCAATTCGTGCAACAGGCAATGGAGATGTACCTGCTTTAGGTTGGGACAGCTCTACTCAGTGGCAGGGCTGGTTAGACTTTACTCAAGTGCCAAGAGTATATAACCCTGAATCAGGTATATTGGTCACGGCAAACAATAATGTGACCGATGAGAAGTATTTTGGTCAATATTATCCAGAGCAAAAGTATCCACATCACCTTGGATATGATTTTTCCCCTGGATACCGTGCAGATCGCATTACCGAGTTATTGAAGTCGAATATTGAACAACGCTCAGGCAGCATAGACCATTCAATAATGAGTGAGATCCAAGGAGATGTATTGAACCCGATGTTTGATAAAGTCAAACATCGAATGCTGGCTATTGAGGCCACAACAGAACAAGAAGCAGATGCGTTAAAGGTATTAGCTGACTGGGATGGCATGATGACAGGTGATAGCGTTGCTTCTAGTATTTTTGTTAGTTGGATTTCTCATTTCCAGCGACTCTTAGTACGAGATGATATTGAAAAAGCGGACCTTTCAGGTGCTTCCAGCTTTGCCTTATCTCGTATCGAGTTTCAAATTAACTATCCATTTATCGAGCGTGTGCTAACTGAGCAGGCATCGAGTTGGTGCGACTTCCAAAAAACTGATGTTGTTGAGAGTTGTCAGACGGTTCTGCAAGTATCTTTACAGCATGCCATCAATGAATTGGATAAAGAGCTGGGCAGCAATGTAGCAAACTGGCAATGGAATGAGCTGCACAAGAATCAATTTCCACACTTTCCATTGAGCGAGGCTGAGCTAGCGCCTCATGCCCCTCAGTCTGATGAAAGTTTCTTCAGTCGGTTATTCCACCGAGAAGCTAATTCAAGTGGGGGCGGCGAAACTGTAAATGTCGCACCGATTAGTTTGGATGACGAAACCAAGTACAAGCAGTTCTTTGGCGCCACTTACCGACAAGTTATTGATTTGGGTAATGAGAATGAAAACTACTTTATTCTCAATACTGGACAATCGGGTAACGTGGTTAGTAAACATTATGATGACATGATTTCAAAACACGGCGGGATGCAGTTATTGCCGATGTATTCAACGAAATCACATCAGTTGACTTTACATCCAACGAATAAGTAA
- a CDS encoding cyclic peptide export ABC transporter: protein MQLKKISDLYWNCSPNSFYFSVLLGIFTGLCYAMLIPFIMYAMSSNNAESLQLTVEDYFYFSSPTSQLAIFFLVAISAIIVIRTTSLVFSTFLAKRASVKHRISLYHRIQNLPYAELEKIGQARLINLLNVDIPHITTAATTLPVIWSNAITIVGTLGYLIYLDIRIFLFVTVSLLLAMLTYQLPLILGTRLYAESREHYDEIQEGVKSLILGAKELKLNQSRSDEFFEQSLMKPERKALKSVIKGYSVFCFGENYGGIVCFLVIGVVLFHLPYRFEISQAELFSIIMALLYLTGPAGQILSSMNLVRQGQVSLAKVKKFYTELSEEPVGKDEKMDTPWKQLEVSDLSYAYSSAPDSFALNKVNLTFRRGEVNFIVGGNGSGKSTLSKCLSLHYLPTEGYLSFDQQQINDDNRRDARQFVSAIYSDYHLFSDFYGIEVKDSSQQQKVLSYLRYLELDEKVKIEDGRLSTTRLSDGQRRRLALLVLLLEDRDICMFDEWAADQDPRFKHIFYSKILQDLKQQGKVIIVVSHDDRYFEFADQLIFMESGHVDRVVHQPDANQRQLSASKTVDHKPELTGSV, encoded by the coding sequence ATGCAGTTAAAGAAAATCAGTGATTTGTATTGGAATTGTTCTCCTAATTCATTCTACTTTTCGGTGTTACTCGGGATTTTCACGGGTTTGTGCTACGCCATGCTTATTCCTTTTATCATGTATGCGATGAGCAGTAATAATGCCGAAAGTTTACAACTAACAGTTGAAGATTATTTCTATTTTTCTTCGCCTACATCACAGCTGGCTATTTTCTTTTTAGTAGCCATCTCAGCAATTATTGTGATCCGAACAACATCTTTAGTGTTCTCCACTTTTCTAGCAAAGCGTGCTTCAGTTAAGCATCGAATTAGTCTGTATCATCGTATTCAGAATTTACCGTATGCTGAATTGGAGAAAATAGGCCAGGCTCGCCTTATCAACCTATTAAATGTTGATATTCCGCATATAACAACAGCCGCTACTACACTGCCTGTAATTTGGAGTAACGCGATCACAATCGTGGGCACCTTGGGTTATCTGATTTATTTAGATATTCGTATCTTTTTGTTTGTGACAGTTAGTTTGTTGCTAGCCATGCTTACTTATCAACTGCCATTAATTCTAGGTACTCGATTGTATGCTGAATCGCGTGAACATTATGACGAGATCCAAGAAGGTGTAAAAAGTCTAATTTTGGGCGCAAAAGAGCTAAAACTTAATCAAAGTCGCAGTGACGAGTTCTTTGAGCAGTCATTAATGAAGCCAGAGCGTAAAGCATTGAAATCTGTAATTAAAGGCTATTCTGTTTTTTGTTTTGGTGAGAATTACGGTGGTATTGTGTGTTTTCTAGTGATTGGTGTGGTGCTGTTCCATTTACCTTACCGATTTGAAATCAGCCAAGCTGAATTGTTTAGCATCATTATGGCACTGTTATATCTAACCGGTCCTGCAGGTCAGATCCTCAGCTCGATGAATCTAGTGCGTCAAGGCCAAGTGTCTTTAGCAAAAGTTAAGAAGTTTTACACAGAGCTTAGCGAAGAACCCGTTGGTAAAGATGAGAAAATGGATACGCCGTGGAAGCAGCTCGAGGTATCTGACTTGTCCTATGCTTATTCGTCAGCACCTGATTCGTTTGCTCTAAACAAAGTAAATTTAACCTTTCGCAGGGGAGAAGTGAACTTCATCGTTGGCGGCAATGGTTCAGGTAAGTCGACTTTAAGTAAGTGCTTGTCATTACATTACCTACCCACAGAAGGTTATTTGTCATTCGATCAGCAACAGATAAATGATGACAACCGCCGTGATGCACGACAGTTTGTCTCTGCTATCTATTCTGACTATCACTTATTTTCTGACTTCTATGGCATTGAAGTTAAAGACAGTAGTCAACAGCAAAAAGTATTGTCCTATTTACGTTACTTAGAGCTTGATGAAAAAGTGAAGATTGAAGATGGTCGATTGAGTACAACGAGGTTGTCAGATGGTCAGCGCAGGCGTTTAGCCCTACTGGTATTATTACTTGAAGACCGCGACATTTGTATGTTTGATGAGTGGGCTGCAGATCAAGATCCGCGTTTTAAGCATATTTTTTACTCAAAAATTCTTCAAGATTTAAAACAGCAAGGCAAGGTAATCATTGTGGTGTCACACGACGATCGTTATTTTGAATTTGCCGATCAGCTAATCTTTATGGAAAGTGGTCATGTGGATCGTGTAGTTCACCAGCCTGATGCAAACCAACGCCAATTAAGTGCAAGTAAAACTGTTGACCATAAACCTGAATTAACAGGGAGTGTTTAA